A single region of the Lycium barbarum isolate Lr01 chromosome 2, ASM1917538v2, whole genome shotgun sequence genome encodes:
- the LOC132623911 gene encoding GDSL esterase/lipase EXL3-like produces the protein MALWCLLFIMFFSACEAKLQLPKDVNITAVFAFGDSIVDQGNNNNLTTHAKCNFLPYGKDFMGGKPTGRFSNAKTPPDMLVEDLGIKKLMPAYLDPNLKIEDLKTGVSFASGASGYDPLTPILASALPLSIQLAFFQQYIWKLKGSVGEEEGDNIVKNSLYIVAAGSDDLCNTYFMLKIPRKTLYNIDSYTNLMVDGASNFVKDLYNMGARRIWIFGIPPIGCLPSQRIRGGGPPGVCVDEYNQAALMTNTKLAAKIDSLSENFPESELVYINIYDPLLDLIVNHDKYGFEEAKSGCCRGKNEFLLCNNISGTCENDTKYLFWDGYHLTEKGYRVLLDQIFKK, from the exons ATGGCTTTGTGGTGTTTACTTTTTATTATGTTTTTTAGTGCATGTGAAGCAAAGTTGCAGCTACCAAAGGACGTGAATATAACTGCGGTTTTTGCTTTTGGAGATTCAATTGTGGATCAGGGAAATAACAACAATTTAACAACTCACGCAAAGTGTAATTTTTTGCCTTATGGGAAAGATTTCATGGGTGGAAAACCAACTGGAAGATTTAGCAATGCCAAGACTCCACCGGACATGTTAG TGGAAGATTTGGGGATTAAAAAGCTAATGCCAGCTTATTTGGATCCAAATTTGAAAATTGAAGATTTAAAAACTGGAGTAAGCTTTGCTTCAGGAGCCTCTGGATATGATCCTTTAACCCCAATTCTCGCG TCAGCGTTGCCGCTATCAATACAATTAGCTTTTTTTCAACAATATATTTGGAAGCTGAAGGGATCTGTTGGGGAAGAAGAAGGGGACAATATTGTAAAAAACAGTCTTTATATAGTAGCTGCTGGCAGTGATGACCTCTGTAATACATATTTCATGCTCAAAATTCCACGGAAGACGCTATACAATATTGACTCATATACTAATCTTATGGTGGATGGAGCTTCCAATTTTGTCAAA GATTTGTACAATATGGGAGCAAGAAGAATATGGATATTTGGGATTCCACCAATAGGGTGTTTGCCATCACAGAGAATCCGAGGTGGAGGTCCACCTGGAGTTTGTGTCGACGAATACAACCAAGCCGCACTAATGACAAATACCAAATTGGCAGCTAAAATTGATTCATTATCAGAAAATTTTCCTGAATCGGAGCTTGTTTACATCAATATTTATGATCCTCTACTTGATCTTATTGTCAACCACGACAAATATG GTTTTGAAGAAGCAAAGAGTGGCTGCTGCCGAGGAAAGAACGAGTTCTTACTATGCAACAACATCAGTGGAACATGTGAAAATGACACAAAATATTTATTTTGGGACGGTTATCATCTCACAGAGAAAGGTTATAGGGTTCTCCTTGATCagattttcaaaaaataa